The sequence ATTGGTAccatttcaatattatcattattattattttgaatagtTGATTCTATATCATTATAATtgtattctttatttttattctttttattaattttaccaGCACCAACTGTCCAATAcctttttgtaaataaaaaataccaTGGTTCTTTTGTACCATATTCAGTTTTAACGATTTTATCTAAAtaccaaattaaaaatgtataaaatataatattaaatacaaatgtacctattatttgtttttctgATATtacttgatttaaatttattgttgAAATCGTGTCTGGTATATCTCTAATTGACATTATATAGAATGAACATGCTATGCCAATCGGTGAGAATATacaacataataataatttaatatgtATATTTATAATCTCATATTCACCAATGAAAATACCacatatattaattaacaaTATCGTTAAGAATGTTAACAATCCTGcaaatttagatttatcaaaaaacaTTGAGAATATAAATGCAAGCAATTGCAATGTTAACAAGTATAATATCAATGTAACAATAACGATAATCCATGAAGTTGAATGAATCACCTGACtaccttttaaaattacaattataattaaatcaattggtaGTGCAGTCACTAGTGATGTGATAATCCATGATATGAAATAACAATATTGGTTTAACCCCATTATACTCATACCTTCCCTAATCTTTGTTTCCTTCTCAACTACTAATTCCGTCACCAATCTAAAAGTGAATATTAATAAAGCAGCAGATACAAACACTGATCCTGCACTCTTAAATACCGATTCCCTCCCATTTATCCATTTTTGCCATAACTCTACATACGGGTCAGGATAACGTTGTCCATTAATTACCAATTTATAATCCAATCCAAAGTATCCAAATATTGCTTGATCCATTGCAATTTGAATATATGCCCAATTCTTTGTTAAATAATCACTACTATCAATACCATTATCTTTAACTTTATTTGAATCTAAAACACTATTTGAATCTAATCGTATACTATATTTAAATGAGTTTGttgtggtgttggtgttggtagtATTAGCTACTGATGATAATTGATTACTTTCAAACCAAATTCCACCAAATACTTGTGTTGagttaatttgaaaataattctcCATTTCTGATTTATCATTAATCTCTTTAAAATATACATCAACTTCACTaatacttttatttaattcatttgataattgaaatttcatcatATCAATAACTCCCTTTTGTTCAACATTTAATGATCCTGCTTTTCCAccatatattattatattattttcattaattctatttgaaaattgagttgtttttattaaatcataatTTGGTTTAAAAAGTTGTACTAatactatatatatatatttaattaaattaaattaatataaaaaattatttatttatttatatatatatattataactAATTACCTAAAATTGCAAATACAAGtaatacaataataattggaAAAACAATTTCACAACAAATTCcacattttgattttgattttaataataaattcttttttaaaagagtTTTTAATTGTGATGACTTCTCTcccattatttatatatatatttaatattattttttttattttttttttttaatcaaaaatttataaaaaaaaaaaaaatattaaataataaataaataaataaataaataaataaataaataaataaataaataaataaataaataaataaataaataaataaataaataaataaataaataaataaataaataaataaataaataaataaaataaatattacaatataaaaattataaaaattaataaaataaaaatgtatttgtgtttatttagtttttttaaaaataaatgaacaaataaaaaaaaaaaaaaaaaaaaaaaaaaatataaaaaaaaaaaaaataaaaaattaatataaataattaaaataataaaaaaatataaaatagtGTGTtgttaatgaaaaattattaaataacgGTTAtgttgattcttttttttttttttttattttatttttattttattaatttttatttttatttttatttttattttaaattttatttctaaaaataaaattctatttaaaaaatatgagatgtaaatatttttttttttttttttttttttattaaaccaatgcaaatttggaaaaaaaagaaaataataattaaaaaaataaaaaaaattgaatgatcctattaaaattatttttttgattttttgtttgattttttttttttaattaattatatgtTGACATCATAAAAAAGCCCCTtttgttgaaaataataataatcattcaaaaaaattagtgGTAGATGtgtataattaaaaaaaaaaaaaaatatcatttgtGTGTGGGGGTGGGGGTGGTGGTAGTGTgcataattaaaaaaataaaaaaataataaaatgaaataaaatgaaataaaatcatataataaatggcaaaattattttttttttattttttagtttttattttttattttttaatttttagtttttatttttattttttttttttttcttaattatGTATATAAATAGGTGTGtcattaatgaattaaatggaaaaaaaaaattcatttaaatgagtcgataattattaaaatgtgTTGTCGCccctttcttttttttttttttttataaaaaaaaaatatatatatttataaatatataatttataatggtatttatttttactattattcaAAAGTAAATCTATCTTAAGGATATTCGTtatatttggttttttttttttttttttggttttttttttttggtttttttaaaaattctaataatcccttttaataaataatcggTTTCTATTTCCCTGGTAAGATAAACATTCACTCGCTtcctgatgatgatgatgatgatgaggatgagGATGAGGATGAGGATGAGGATTAGGATtaggatgatgatgaggatgagGATGAGGATGAGGATGAGGATGAGGATGAGGATGAGGATTAGGATGAAGATGAGGATGAGGATGAGGATGAGGATGAggatgaggatgatgatgaggatgatgatgatgatgatgatgatgatgatgatgatgatgatgatgatgatgatgatgatgatgatgatgatgatgatgatgatgatgatgatgatgatgatgatgatgatgatgatgatgatgatgatgatgaggatgatgatgatgatgaggatgatgatgaggatgatgaggatgatgatgatgatgatgatgatgatgatgatgatgatgatgatgatgatgatgatgatgatgatgatgatgatgatgaagatgatgaggatgatgaGGATTATTATTAGGATTATGAGGATTATGAGGATTATTATTAGGATTATGAGGATTATTAACTATCAGAGTGGGAAAGAATTTGTAAATATGAGTTTGTTAAAAAGGAtgcaatattaattttttcgaCAGAGTTTCTATTTTTGATACCATCTAATTGATAAATGTTGATCTTTGGTTGCTGATTGGTAATTGTTACACCTTTTCTATATGGATTGACAATACTTggtaaaactaataaaaagccaactaataatactaaaaaatatttaatttccatttttatttctttttatttttctgtGTCTGcgtttttctctttttttttttttttttttttttttccctggggggttttttttttttttttttttggtttcaaatattaattaaaatatttattattcttgaaaaaattataaataaaataaatttttataaaaaatatttatattattattattattatttatataattataatttaaatattgatataagtgtatatataaaaaaaaattatttttatttttttatttatttttattttgctTATTGCGTTTTTTctgaaatgaaaaataaaaaactattgctcaagattttcattttttttttaaaaatatttttttttgaccatttttaaaattatttttttttatttttttttttttttaaaaaaaagtttttatttttttttatttttattttctttttttttattttttttttaaaaaaaattacagtTGCTGAGGTGGTTGTCCAACtgaaaaaaacttaaaaaaaaagaaatcaatttatCCAAACCCACTTTCTCGCATCTACTCATCCCAAATCGTTAGATCATCGAATAttccaaattaaaaaaaaaaaaaaaaattaaaatttaaaaaaaaaataaaaaaaaaaaaagaaaattttaaatttttattgtatacactaataaacaaaaaaaaaatgtcgtCTCTGAGTAATTTAAAAGaacaattagaaaaaaagagGAAAGAAGCACAATTAAagaatagtaataacaacaacaacaacaacaataacaatagtaatagtaataatggttGTGATAAAAGTGAAGAACCAGcaacaaaaaaatataaaactaGAGGagaaattgataaagaattaaaacaaaaaaaagaagaagaaagaataaaaaaagaaaaagaaaaagaaaaagaaaaagaaaaagaaaaagaaaattataataataataacaattcaaatgtaaatagtaataaaaatgaaaataatataaatatagacaatgataatgatagtaatgataaaataaataaattaaaagaaaatgaaggaTTTTTACCAGATATAGTTGTAATTCAAAGATTAAGAGAAAGAAGTCAACCAATTACTTATTTTGGAGAAACATCAATTGATAGGGCAATgagattaaagaaattagaagAGAATGATCCGATAGAGTATACACAAGGTGATAATGAATTtgcaaatattttaaaacaaattgaacaaaggaaaatgaaaaaacatCAAGACAGTGCCGATAAtgagaaagaaaaagaagaaaatgaaaataatgataaaaaaaaacagcaacagcaacaagaGAATGAAGAAAGTGAGGAGCAGGAGTTGGAGAGATTGAGAATTGATTCTAGTAAATGCAAAgaatctaaaattttatactttttaaaGGGTTTGTTAAATGATTGGATTACAAATTTAGAGAATCGATCAGACGATGAAAAGAAATCGAGACAGGGTAAAATCGCCGAAGCGACCTATTACCAATGTAAATCGCATATTCAGCCACTATTTACATCGTTGCGAGAGAAAACCCTATCCATTGATATATTGGAGCATATTAATGAGATTGTTGAGTTTTGTAAATCGCGTGAATACGTTCGTGCAAATGATGAGTATCTTCAAATGGCAATTGGTAATGCACCTTGGCCAATGGGTGTCACTATGGTTGGTATTCATGAACGTTCAAGTAGAGAGAAAATCTTTTCGAATCAAGTAGCTCATGTACTAAATGATGAAATGCAAAGAAAATACATTCAAGCTGTCAAACGTTTAATGACATTTTGTCAAACTCAATACCCAACTGCTCCAAGTAGAAGTATTggttaatattttaattttaaaattatattaattaataaataaatatactataaataaaattataaattaatttttttataaaattaaaatacatAACTTTTTCTCATTTAGTCACTAATTTTCCTTAAAAAGCcattatcaatttaaaaaaaaaaaaaaaaaaaaaaaaaaaaaaaaaaaaaaaaaatggatatttaaaggaatttaaaaatattaataaaatattttttgaaattgttttccaaaattatacaagaatttaaaaagtttgaCTAAGAATCTTGGATtgtccaaaaaaaaaaaaaaaaaaaaaaaaaaaaaaattataaagttCAATTACTAAaatggatattttttttaaaataaaaatatattacaCTACAAATACATATATAACTTTTTCTCATTGAGTTACTAATTTTCCTTTAAAAgccattatcaattgaaaagaaaattaaaatattttttgaaattgttttcaaaaactttacaagaatgtaaaaaaaaaaaagtattatttggtgaaaaaaaaagttatgaagttcaaaaaatgaaattaaaaatatcaagatttttaataaataaatttaatttaaccttattataataaaacttttcaacaggaaaatgaaaataataataataaaaataaagaaaagaaattataaaaataaaaaaaaaatatgtaccTCTTTTCAACtcaaattaaaacattattttaGTCCagactgaaaaaaaaaaaaaaaaataaacaaaaaattattaactgatcgtttttaattaattttttttgttttttttcttttttttttttattatttttttttttttttttttcaaatatctGGGCTCAGagtataaaaaagaaaaaaaacaaaaaaaaaaaaaaaaaattgaaacacTGGTGTGACCAAACAGATTGtggaaaataatttataaaaaaaaactcaacCAGGccaaaattttgaaaaaaaaaaaaaaaaaaaaaaaaaaaaaaaaaaatggaatttttcattcatttttttttttttttttttttttaattttttgattttttttttttttataattttttaatttttcacatattttttaataaagaaagtaaacataataaataatttcgtTTTGGGagtaagttttattttaattaatcgtctttttttttttttttctctcctCTCTTTtcttcattcattcattcatttaaaataataataataaaaattctaatattttttatttttttattttcaaattttttttaacttcaaccatcatcaccatcaaaaaataattatgaaaaaacgaatttaaatttagttattataaaattattattttttaaaaaaagtaatatttcaattatttatttatttattatttatataaatcaacaataaagaaaaatgaattttagaGAACTTGATACATCAAATGGTGTTAAAGCTGCTGAAAGTTCATTCAGAACTAAAGTAGTTTTAGCAAGAGAAATTCCATGGAATGGATTTgcatcatcaaattcaatcacTTCAGaacaatataatttaatctCAAAATATGATAAACATACTGATGCtgaaaagaaagagaaatttGCTGCTGTAggttatatttattatttaatttaattttagttaGAATTCATAgtgtttttattgtttttcaatGAAATCAAACCCCTGTCTCCCCCACcctcatcaaaaaaaaaaaaaaaaaaaaaaaaaaaaaaaaaaaaaaaaatttccaaaatttgattttttatttttttttaataatattctaaaaataaaatatatatactaACATTTTCacatatttaattttttttataatttatagaATAGCGCAAGTTATGTTAACTTTTTCGTTAACTTTATTAACTCAACCAGTAATATTGAAATCATCCAATATTTACTCACTCTTAtcaatgaaattattgaaagtaggttttttatttttttattttttggaaaattttccaaacttttttttttttttttttttaaaatcttgtAAATactaatatcttttttttttttccctatttttttttttttttattttttttttttagttgacCCAAGAGCAGCAGGTGCATTCTCAAAAATTACCAAAGATGACGATAAATCATACCCATATTCAGTATTCTTTAGATTATTAAATCGTGAAGATGCTTACACTAACCTCCACGCAAGTATTGCTCTTGCACAAATCATGTGGTAATTAtctaaaacaaaaatatttattatttaatttaattttttttaaaatactaatatttcattttttattattattttttttaatttaaattaaaaagtgcTGGTAAACCAACTCAAAATGATGTTGAATCATTTTTCAATTGGATTCTCAAATTATTAAGAAAGAATAACTCATCAGAAGTTGAAGTTGGTCTCATCGCTTTGCAATCACTCTTATTAAAGGATGATTTCAgaattttctttaataatattgatggtTCTGCTTTGTAtgtacaattttatttattttttttaaaaatcaattagagAGTGTGTGTGAATgtaataaattaacaattacttatttattttattttttataaacaatattctagattattaaatattttacaaGCATTATCAACCTCATCAGttaatattcaattattatatgAAACTATTTATGCAATTTGGTTATTAACCtataataaagatattgCAGCAGCTTATTCAGGAACTGGTTTAGTTGCAAATTTAGTTCAACTCGTCAAAACTGTAGCCAAGGAAAAGATTGTtagattatcattatcaaccTTGAGAAATCTTTTAAACAATGGTAAGAGTAACGAAGAAATGATCGATAATGGTTTCGTTCGTatgttaaatattttaaatattaaaaaatggggtgatgatgatattcCAGCTGATATTgaagttttaattaatggtcTTGCTaaagatattgataatatgaggtaaataataataataataataatttataattttataaattta comes from Dictyostelium discoideum AX4 chromosome 2 chromosome, whole genome shotgun sequence and encodes:
- the vatH gene encoding vacuolar ATP synthase subunit H, with amino-acid sequence MNFRELDTSNGVKAAESSFRTKVVLAREIPWNGFASSNSITSEQYNLISKYDKHTDAEKKEKFAANSASYVNFFVNFINSTSNIEIIQYLLTLINEIIEIDPRAAGAFSKITKDDDKSYPYSVFFRLLNREDAYTNLHASIALAQIMCAGKPTQNDVESFFNWILKLLRKNNSSEVEVGLIALQSLLLKDDFRIFFNNIDGSALLLNILQALSTSSVNIQLLYETIYAIWLLTYNKDIAAAYSGTGLVANLVQLVKTVAKEKIVRLSLSTLRNLLNNGKSNEEMIDNGFVRMLNILNIKKWGDDDIPADIEVLINGLAKDIDNMSSFNKYKTEIISGELEWTPVHKSERFWKENISKFEENNYQVIKHLHQILKTSQSTPLQLSIACHDLCEFVRHHSRGKAIMTITNQTRYHGYDVKSNEEVKNQALFALQKMMLNNWEYLNAK
- the prp18 gene encoding hypothetical protein; this encodes MSSLSNLKEQLEKKRKEAQLKNSNNNNNNNNNNSNSNNGCDKSEEPATKKYKTRGEIDKELKQKKEEERIKKEKEKEKEKEKEKENYNNNNNSNVNSNKNENNINIDNDNDSNDKINKLKENEGFLPDIVVIQRLRERSQPITYFGETSIDRAMRLKKLEENDPIEYTQGDNEFANILKQIEQRKMKKHQDSADNEKEKEENENNDKKKQQQQQENEESEEQELERLRIDSSKCKESKILYFLKGLLNDWITNLENRSDDEKKSRQGKIAEATYYQCKSHIQPLFTSLREKTLSIDILEHINEIVEFCKSREYVRANDEYLQMAIGNAPWPMGVTMVGIHERSSREKIFSNQVAHVLNDEMQRKYIQAVKRLMTFCQTQYPTAPSRSIG